One region of Yersinia bercovieri ATCC 43970 genomic DNA includes:
- a CDS encoding Rpn family recombination-promoting nuclease/putative transposase gives MKTTSTPHDALFKQFMTRQETARDFLDIHLPPALRKICDLRTLRLEPGSFIENSLRAYYSDVLYSLKTQRQDGYIYALIEHQSSPDKHMAFRLMRYAIAAMQHHLDNGNDKLPLVIPILFYHGMVTPYPYPMSWLQGFSEPTLAGELYGGNFPLIDVTVIPDDEIMTHKGIALLELLQKHIRQRDLSELSGKLVRLLSNSYTTKDQLISVIHYILQNGETTEPQRFILDLAHHLPQHEEELMTIAQKLKQEGEAKGEKNATLKIARTMLANGLDRVTVMKMTGLSDKEVAQICH, from the coding sequence ATGAAAACCACCTCTACACCTCATGATGCACTGTTTAAGCAGTTTATGACTCGCCAGGAGACCGCGCGTGACTTTCTGGATATTCATTTGCCCCCCGCCCTGCGGAAAATCTGTGACCTGAGAACCCTGCGGCTGGAGCCGGGCAGCTTTATCGAAAATAGCCTGCGGGCTTACTACTCCGATGTGCTCTACTCGCTAAAAACGCAGCGGCAGGACGGGTATATTTACGCCCTAATCGAACACCAAAGTTCCCCTGATAAACATATGGCTTTCCGCTTGATGCGCTATGCCATTGCCGCTATGCAACACCATCTTGATAATGGCAACGACAAACTGCCGCTGGTGATCCCCATCCTGTTCTACCATGGGATGGTCACGCCATACCCCTATCCCATGAGCTGGCTGCAAGGGTTCAGCGAGCCAACACTGGCGGGGGAGCTGTATGGTGGCAACTTTCCGCTGATTGATGTGACCGTTATCCCCGATGATGAAATCATGACCCACAAGGGTATCGCCTTGCTGGAACTGTTGCAGAAACATATTCGTCAACGTGACCTCTCCGAATTATCGGGTAAACTGGTCAGGTTGTTATCGAACAGTTACACTACCAAAGATCAGCTAATCTCGGTGATACATTACATACTACAAAATGGTGAAACGACTGAGCCGCAAAGGTTTATCCTGGATCTGGCCCACCACTTGCCACAGCACGAGGAGGAACTCATGACGATTGCGCAGAAATTGAAACAAGAAGGCGAAGCTAAAGGCGAGAAGAATGCCACTCTTAAAATTGCCCGTACCATGCTCGCCAATGGTCTTGATCGCGTCACGGTAATGAAAATGACTGGGCTGAGCGATAAAGAAGTGGCGCAAATTTGCCATTGA
- a CDS encoding dimethylarginine dimethylaminohydrolase family protein translates to MHFTQAIARRPAETCASGQTTSQLGAPDIAATGQQFLAYVDTLLQLGLKVTILPAAPAYPDAHFVEDTAVVMPELAVITHPGAPSRQGEVETIEPLFTDRAVFRMSSRGHLDGGDVLLVDKQFFIGLTSRTDQAGITEFTDAVARYGYRVTAIEVSAGLHLKSIVNYVGRNTLLLTEDYQHHPAFAAFDTMVIPAAESYAGNTLWINDTLITPQGYPDTLAQIEKLGMPIIQLNTHEFKKMDGGLTCLSLRF, encoded by the coding sequence ATGCACTTTACTCAAGCCATCGCCAGACGCCCAGCGGAAACCTGTGCTAGCGGCCAGACCACTTCCCAACTGGGGGCACCGGATATTGCCGCCACCGGTCAGCAGTTTTTGGCCTATGTGGATACCTTGCTGCAACTGGGGCTGAAAGTGACTATTTTACCGGCGGCCCCCGCCTATCCCGATGCCCATTTCGTTGAGGATACGGCGGTGGTGATGCCTGAGCTGGCGGTGATAACGCATCCCGGTGCGCCGAGTCGTCAGGGGGAGGTGGAGACCATCGAGCCACTATTTACTGACCGCGCCGTTTTTCGGATGAGCAGTCGCGGCCATCTTGATGGTGGCGATGTGCTGTTGGTGGATAAGCAGTTTTTTATCGGGCTGACATCACGCACTGATCAGGCGGGTATCACTGAATTTACCGACGCGGTGGCGCGCTATGGCTATCGCGTTACCGCCATTGAAGTGAGTGCCGGGTTACACCTGAAATCAATCGTTAACTACGTGGGCCGCAACACCTTGCTGCTGACGGAGGATTATCAGCACCATCCCGCATTTGCCGCGTTTGATACCATGGTGATCCCTGCTGCGGAGTCTTACGCCGGTAATACCTTATGGATCAATGATACGCTGATAACCCCTCAGGGTTATCCTGACACCCTGGCGCAAATTGAAAAACTGGGGATGCCGATCATCCAGCTCAATACCCATGAATTTAAAAAGATGGATGGCGGCTTGACCTGCCTCTCACTGCGTTTCTAA
- a CDS encoding SrfA family protein, producing MAKSFLRSGSLDDILALGENGQPVYVSALQIREALRLKKQQHIADCLAIPQLNEQGDRIDWYAPIEGKVTSWLAASNAERKAAIKQLSVCLASASDLCQRAQKSDQAAQRLFGVLLAKTMQFPDQSYLYLVAGKPVLSFWGFVGQDKKPRTDPLDCLRQTAEIIEPPITALSAAPLAPVVTPVAPPPPAPEVPPAPLPATEPAPAVDPVKKTGRWLRFSWALPVLALVIALIVQFSGGMTEQPSAVPAVKAAEVQTAAAEPQNRVAAPEANRTQPPLAPQLPLNPATVISAPSVAEAAAIPAVSAAESKTALILPFEAVKVGSTAFLNGNWRVTPEIKAAQTGRAPSLRYQINNGKGTAKITHGDNVTCRANITAGVMKSGNLVINSRYRAQCSDGSKYQIPEIVCKQGVSGVAECKGRYDANTTLPMTMKRETK from the coding sequence GTGGCGAAATCATTTTTACGCAGTGGTAGTTTGGACGATATTCTGGCGTTGGGCGAAAACGGGCAGCCGGTTTATGTCTCAGCGCTGCAGATTAGAGAGGCATTGCGCCTTAAAAAACAACAGCATATTGCTGATTGCCTCGCCATTCCTCAGCTCAATGAGCAAGGTGACCGCATTGATTGGTACGCCCCCATTGAAGGTAAAGTGACCTCATGGCTGGCGGCCAGTAACGCGGAGCGCAAAGCGGCGATTAAGCAGCTGTCAGTCTGTCTGGCGAGCGCCAGTGATTTGTGTCAACGTGCGCAAAAATCAGACCAAGCCGCCCAGCGACTGTTTGGCGTGTTACTCGCCAAAACCATGCAGTTCCCTGATCAGAGCTACCTCTATTTGGTGGCGGGGAAACCGGTGCTGAGCTTCTGGGGCTTTGTCGGTCAGGATAAAAAGCCGCGCACTGACCCACTCGATTGCTTACGTCAAACCGCAGAGATCATTGAGCCGCCAATCACCGCGCTGAGTGCCGCACCGCTGGCGCCAGTGGTCACCCCGGTCGCCCCACCGCCGCCAGCGCCAGAAGTGCCACCCGCTCCGCTGCCGGCCACTGAACCCGCACCCGCTGTAGATCCGGTCAAAAAAACCGGCCGTTGGCTGCGATTTAGTTGGGCGCTGCCTGTATTGGCATTAGTTATCGCATTAATAGTGCAATTTAGTGGCGGAATGACTGAGCAGCCATCTGCGGTGCCTGCGGTCAAAGCGGCCGAAGTCCAAACCGCAGCCGCTGAACCGCAAAATAGGGTTGCCGCCCCTGAAGCCAACAGGACTCAACCGCCGCTGGCACCACAACTCCCATTGAACCCTGCCACCGTGATCTCTGCACCCAGCGTGGCGGAAGCTGCCGCAATCCCGGCTGTGAGTGCCGCGGAGAGTAAAACGGCGCTGATCTTGCCTTTTGAGGCCGTCAAAGTGGGTTCAACCGCCTTCCTTAATGGTAACTGGCGGGTCACTCCCGAGATTAAAGCCGCCCAAACAGGTAGAGCACCCAGCTTGAGATATCAGATTAACAATGGCAAAGGCACAGCAAAAATCACCCATGGTGATAATGTCACTTGCCGTGCCAACATCACCGCCGGCGTGATGAAGTCAGGTAATTTGGTGATCAATAGCCGCTACCGGGCGCAGTGCAGCGATGGCTCTAAATATCAAATACCGGAGATTGTCTGTAAGCAAGGTGTGAGCGGCGTTGCTGAGTGCAAAGGCCGATATGATGCCAATACGACCCTTCCCATGACGATGAAGCGTGAGACTAAATAA
- a CDS encoding virulence factor SrfB translates to MLATITDYKQKITLIQDSGIQFLDFALKPAIDSELPNKFVRKSANGPLLRLNYHPDNGKYSLLVPGAAPEIVKPEFSFPLEQSLQLLNKIWLPLPFLRFNPPRTFLNGPDNWARVQILLLETPDQDGNTLRVTMAFDTKAYPEGHANESLAPNENDIKSGLSFALAYHNEELAEFLDLTWVDGWLREVFTQQAGEQEARSARHITASLREFEYQAHYLNLLELLGSQIGVPEIKINARSGQQPVVNVDLILDVGNSHTCGILVEDHHDESHGLQQSYELQIRDLSEPHSLYNELFESRVEFAQAKFGKQNFSVESGRDDAFIWPAITRVGREASRMALHRLGTEGSTGLSSPRRYLWDEESYAPGWRFNETATAQTDEPPATALPLTHLLNDEGQPLYSLPLDERLPVFSPHYSRSSLMTLMLSELLAQALMQINSAAQRLKMTHSNAPRQLRAIILTLPSAMPKPEREIFRRRMHEAIALVWKSMGWHPADDPFASASDRAKSQIPVPGVQMEWDEATCGQMVYLYNETQVNFGGRTAAFFASMARPDKQLAAGEVAGKTVRIASIDIGGGTTDLAITQYWLDDGVGNNVKISPRLLFREGFKVAGDDILLDVIQLYILPALQARLKKAAVTNSDALMDKLFGNDGRMDGQSTLRQQATLQIFMPIGRAILAAYENFDPLDANAEIEASFGELLLQRPTQKVLDYINSEVQRELPADAGEFDILQLPLVLKLSKLHGEFLSHRMSITQNLRSLSEVVSLYACDVLLLTGRPARFPGIQALFRHLQPLPNNRILSLDGYHTSDWYPFNKHGRIDNPKSTAAVGAMLCLLALDLRLAGFYFKAGDFQPYSTIRYLGMLDSRDALSEENVYYRDIDLDSRDFALPTESRFQVTGALCLGFRQLDNDRWPASPLYTLSIVDQELARKVAGDSVLHVRLKLTQGEAQQSDKQTENSPERFEIADAVLQDGSPVPLHHLRLKLNTLASHGSGSTHYWIDSGSVFRK, encoded by the coding sequence ATGCTGGCAACCATCACTGATTATAAACAGAAAATCACGCTGATTCAGGACAGTGGCATCCAGTTTCTGGACTTCGCGTTAAAGCCCGCAATTGATAGCGAACTGCCAAATAAATTTGTGCGTAAAAGCGCCAATGGCCCGCTACTGCGCCTGAACTACCATCCCGACAATGGCAAATATTCGCTGTTGGTGCCCGGTGCCGCCCCTGAGATTGTGAAGCCTGAATTTAGCTTTCCGCTGGAGCAGTCGCTGCAGCTACTGAACAAGATCTGGCTGCCGCTGCCATTTTTGCGTTTTAACCCGCCGCGCACCTTTCTTAATGGGCCGGACAACTGGGCCAGAGTGCAAATCTTACTCTTGGAGACGCCGGATCAGGATGGCAATACATTACGGGTCACCATGGCCTTTGATACCAAAGCTTACCCTGAAGGTCACGCCAATGAGTCTCTGGCCCCCAATGAGAACGACATCAAAAGCGGATTAAGTTTTGCGCTGGCTTACCATAATGAAGAGCTGGCGGAGTTTCTTGATTTGACCTGGGTCGACGGCTGGCTACGGGAAGTGTTTACCCAGCAAGCCGGCGAACAAGAAGCGCGCAGTGCCCGGCATATCACCGCCTCGTTGCGGGAGTTTGAGTATCAAGCGCACTACCTTAACCTGCTGGAGTTACTGGGCAGTCAGATTGGCGTGCCTGAGATCAAAATCAATGCCCGCAGCGGGCAACAGCCAGTGGTCAATGTCGATCTGATTCTTGATGTCGGCAACTCCCATACCTGCGGTATTTTGGTGGAAGATCATCATGATGAGAGTCATGGGCTGCAACAGAGCTATGAGCTACAGATTCGTGATTTGAGCGAGCCTCACTCGCTGTATAACGAGCTGTTTGAGAGCCGGGTTGAGTTCGCCCAGGCGAAGTTTGGTAAGCAGAATTTCTCCGTCGAGAGTGGTCGTGATGATGCCTTTATCTGGCCGGCCATTACCCGTGTTGGCCGCGAAGCCAGCCGTATGGCGCTGCACCGATTAGGCACCGAGGGGTCTACTGGCCTCTCCAGCCCACGGCGCTACTTGTGGGATGAAGAGAGTTACGCGCCGGGTTGGCGCTTTAATGAAACAGCAACGGCGCAGACAGATGAGCCGCCCGCCACGGCACTGCCGCTGACCCATCTGCTCAATGATGAGGGTCAACCGCTGTATAGCTTACCGCTGGATGAACGGCTGCCGGTATTTTCCCCCCATTATAGCCGCAGTTCATTGATGACATTAATGCTGTCAGAGCTACTGGCGCAAGCGCTGATGCAGATCAACAGCGCGGCGCAACGGCTAAAGATGACCCATAGCAATGCACCACGGCAACTGCGTGCCATCATTCTGACGTTGCCCTCCGCCATGCCAAAACCGGAGCGCGAAATTTTCCGCCGTCGGATGCATGAAGCCATTGCCTTAGTGTGGAAATCCATGGGCTGGCACCCGGCAGATGATCCTTTTGCCTCCGCGTCAGACCGCGCCAAAAGCCAAATTCCGGTGCCAGGCGTGCAGATGGAGTGGGACGAAGCGACTTGCGGTCAGATGGTCTATCTCTATAACGAAACCCAGGTTAATTTCGGCGGTCGCACTGCCGCCTTCTTTGCCAGTATGGCGCGGCCCGATAAGCAGTTGGCCGCCGGTGAAGTGGCCGGAAAAACCGTGCGTATCGCCTCGATTGATATTGGCGGTGGCACCACGGATCTGGCGATTACGCAATATTGGCTGGATGATGGTGTTGGCAATAATGTCAAAATCAGCCCGCGTCTGCTGTTTCGCGAAGGATTCAAAGTGGCGGGTGACGATATCTTGCTGGATGTTATTCAGCTCTATATTTTGCCAGCCTTGCAGGCGCGATTGAAAAAAGCCGCGGTCACCAATAGTGATGCGCTGATGGATAAATTATTTGGCAATGATGGCCGGATGGATGGGCAATCGACACTGCGCCAGCAAGCGACACTACAGATATTTATGCCCATCGGGCGGGCCATTTTGGCAGCCTATGAAAACTTTGATCCGCTAGATGCAAATGCCGAGATCGAAGCCAGCTTCGGCGAACTATTACTACAACGCCCGACCCAAAAAGTGTTGGATTACATTAACAGTGAAGTTCAGCGTGAGCTGCCGGCCGATGCCGGAGAGTTTGATATTTTGCAGTTGCCGTTGGTGCTGAAGCTGAGCAAATTGCACGGCGAGTTCTTATCTCACCGCATGAGTATTACGCAAAATCTGCGTTCACTCTCGGAAGTGGTTTCGCTCTACGCCTGCGACGTGCTGCTGTTGACCGGCCGTCCGGCGCGCTTCCCCGGGATTCAGGCGCTATTTCGCCATCTACAACCGTTGCCCAATAATCGTATTCTCTCGCTGGATGGCTACCACACCAGTGATTGGTATCCGTTTAACAAGCATGGCCGCATTGATAACCCAAAATCCACCGCCGCAGTGGGGGCGATGCTCTGTTTGCTGGCGCTCGATTTGCGCCTGGCCGGTTTTTACTTTAAAGCGGGCGATTTCCAACCCTACTCAACCATCCGCTATCTGGGCATGTTAGATAGCCGCGACGCGCTGAGCGAAGAGAATGTTTACTATCGCGATATCGATCTGGATAGCCGCGATTTTGCCTTGCCCACCGAGAGCCGTTTTCAGGTAACAGGCGCGTTGTGCCTGGGGTTCCGTCAGCTTGACAATGATCGCTGGCCCGCCTCGCCGCTCTACACCCTGTCGATTGTCGATCAAGAGCTGGCGCGTAAAGTTGCCGGTGACAGTGTGTTGCACG
- a CDS encoding ABC transporter substrate-binding protein, which produces MKKTLAALLTGMILSAPMLSATAAAAAIETISFGVDGGYPPFDVLSPSGEITGFDIDIANALCDNLHAKCVFVKQPFESMIAALNARKFDAIIASLSITDERKKEVDFTDRYYRSAAQLVARKGSPLLPEVASLKGKTVGVQTGSIHETYAKKHWGGQGVKIVSYANQDNVYLDLLSGRINASLQDNIQAASSFIDTPRGQKFAFAGPVIQDDTISSDVGIAVGKDNPALRDALNGAIKAIRADGTYDAIQKRYFSFDIYGG; this is translated from the coding sequence ATGAAAAAGACATTAGCGGCTCTACTGACTGGCATGATACTTTCTGCTCCGATGCTTTCGGCCACAGCTGCGGCTGCGGCGATTGAGACGATAAGCTTTGGGGTTGATGGGGGGTATCCCCCTTTTGACGTGCTCTCTCCCAGCGGGGAGATCACCGGTTTTGATATCGATATCGCCAATGCGCTGTGTGACAATCTGCACGCCAAATGCGTCTTCGTGAAACAGCCCTTTGAAAGCATGATTGCGGCCCTTAACGCCCGCAAATTTGATGCCATTATTGCTTCACTCAGCATTACCGATGAGCGCAAAAAAGAGGTGGATTTCACCGACCGCTACTATCGCAGCGCCGCGCAGTTAGTGGCGCGTAAAGGTAGCCCGCTACTACCGGAAGTGGCTAGCCTCAAAGGTAAAACCGTCGGCGTGCAGACCGGGTCGATTCATGAAACCTACGCGAAAAAACATTGGGGTGGGCAGGGAGTAAAAATTGTCTCCTATGCTAATCAGGATAACGTCTATCTGGATCTGCTCTCTGGTCGTATCAATGCGTCACTGCAAGATAATATTCAGGCCGCCAGTAGCTTTATTGATACGCCGCGTGGGCAGAAATTTGCTTTTGCAGGCCCGGTTATTCAGGATGACACCATCTCCTCTGATGTGGGCATTGCGGTCGGTAAAGATAATCCGGCATTACGTGATGCACTGAATGGCGCGATTAAGGCGATCCGCGCCGATGGCACCTATGACGCCATCCAGAAGAGATATTTTAGCTTTGACATCTACGGCGGCTAA
- a CDS encoding AMP nucleosidase produces the protein MNQSQATTHLSATEAIDQLESLYQSALTALRDAISAFIHDGRLPDVGERAKGLFSYPQLSVSWDGRFRDHQRTRAYGRFSRTGQYSTTVTRPALFREYLTEQLTLLESEYGARFEVTPSQQEMPYPFVIDGSDLVLDRSMTAGLAQHFPTTDLSKIGDSITDGIDTGSADFPLSHFDALRTDFSLARLKHYTGTPAEDIQPYILFTNYSRYVDEFVSWACEQILDPTSPYQALSCAGGSYITTENADPERTTSDLAWKKHQMPAYHLIAESGHGITLVNIGVGPSNAKTICDHLAVLRPHAWLMIGHCGGLRESQAIGDYVLAHAYLRDDHVLDAVLPPDIPIPSIAEVQRALYDATKMVSGMPGVEVKQRLRTGTVVTSDDRNWELRFSASALRFSLSRAVAVDMESATIAAQGYRFRVPYGTLLCVSDKPLHGEIKLPGQANHFYEGAISEHLQIGIRAIDLLRAEGDQLHSRKLRTFNEPPFR, from the coding sequence TTGAATCAATCACAAGCGACGACCCATCTCTCAGCCACCGAGGCGATTGATCAACTGGAGAGTTTATACCAGTCGGCGCTGACGGCATTACGTGATGCTATCAGTGCATTTATTCACGACGGTAGATTGCCTGATGTGGGTGAGCGGGCCAAGGGGCTGTTTTCGTACCCGCAACTGAGTGTCAGTTGGGATGGCCGATTCCGTGACCATCAACGCACCCGCGCCTATGGGCGTTTCTCACGCACGGGCCAATACAGCACCACCGTGACGCGGCCCGCGCTGTTTCGCGAATATCTGACCGAGCAACTGACGTTACTGGAGAGTGAGTACGGCGCGAGGTTTGAAGTGACACCGTCACAACAAGAGATGCCATACCCTTTTGTTATCGACGGTTCCGACCTGGTGCTTGACCGCTCAATGACGGCGGGGCTGGCTCAACACTTCCCGACCACTGATCTATCAAAAATTGGTGATAGCATCACTGATGGCATTGATACCGGTTCGGCCGATTTTCCGCTATCGCATTTCGATGCGCTGCGCACCGATTTTTCACTGGCGCGGCTGAAACACTACACCGGCACGCCAGCAGAAGATATTCAGCCCTATATTCTGTTTACCAATTACAGCCGCTACGTTGATGAGTTTGTCAGTTGGGCCTGCGAACAAATTCTGGACCCAACCAGCCCCTACCAAGCGCTATCCTGCGCCGGTGGCAGCTACATCACGACGGAAAATGCCGATCCAGAGAGAACCACCTCTGATCTGGCATGGAAAAAGCATCAGATGCCGGCCTATCACTTAATCGCGGAGAGTGGGCATGGCATTACGCTGGTGAATATTGGTGTAGGCCCATCAAATGCCAAAACCATCTGTGATCATCTGGCGGTGTTGCGGCCTCATGCCTGGTTGATGATAGGGCACTGCGGTGGCCTGCGTGAGAGTCAGGCCATTGGCGATTATGTTTTGGCCCATGCTTATTTGCGTGACGACCATGTGCTGGATGCGGTGCTGCCGCCAGATATCCCGATCCCCAGCATCGCCGAGGTGCAACGGGCACTGTATGACGCCACTAAAATGGTCAGTGGTATGCCGGGTGTCGAGGTAAAACAGCGGCTGAGAACCGGCACGGTGGTGACCTCTGACGATCGTAACTGGGAACTGCGCTTTTCTGCTTCCGCACTGCGCTTTAGCTTAAGTCGGGCGGTGGCGGTGGATATGGAGAGCGCCACCATCGCGGCGCAAGGTTATCGCTTCCGCGTGCCTTATGGCACCTTGCTCTGTGTTTCCGATAAGCCGCTACATGGTGAGATAAAATTACCCGGGCAGGCCAACCACTTCTATGAAGGGGCGATCTCTGAGCACTTGCAGATTGGTATTCGGGCGATAGATTTGCTGCGGGCAGAGGGCGATCAACTGCACTCACGTAAATTGCGCACCTTCAATGAGCCGCCGTTCCGCTAA